In the Longimicrobiales bacterium genome, one interval contains:
- the lepB gene encoding signal peptidase I: MGRKTKKGSVDDDEAADSPKESAAPDKKRRRRGKQETEVNALTEWIKSLVVAFVLFIVIRTFLLQTFVITSGSMEGTLLVGDMLVANRAAIGARIPGTQAHALGYSRPKRGEVWVFDPHHEIDMKLVKRLMGLPGDTLEMRGATLFLNDQALDEPYVNSNTGQDDRHPDFEWQREHLVAGVDRDSYVPSRHHWGPIVIPDGHYFMLGDNRDESLDSRYWGLLESWRLEGRVVFTYFSYNADSYRPFPALREIRWNRVGRGVH; this comes from the coding sequence TTGGGTAGGAAGACGAAGAAAGGGAGCGTAGACGATGACGAGGCCGCTGACAGCCCGAAAGAGTCTGCAGCGCCTGATAAGAAGCGCCGCCGCCGCGGCAAACAGGAGACCGAGGTCAATGCGCTGACCGAGTGGATCAAGTCGCTCGTGGTCGCGTTCGTTCTGTTCATCGTGATCCGCACCTTCCTTCTCCAAACCTTCGTCATCACGTCGGGGTCCATGGAGGGTACGCTGCTCGTGGGCGACATGCTTGTCGCGAATCGTGCCGCTATCGGTGCTCGGATTCCCGGCACTCAGGCGCACGCTCTTGGATACTCGCGACCTAAGCGTGGTGAAGTCTGGGTATTCGATCCACACCATGAGATCGACATGAAGCTGGTGAAACGCCTCATGGGTCTTCCCGGTGACACCCTCGAGATGCGCGGCGCGACTCTGTTTTTGAACGACCAGGCCCTGGATGAACCGTATGTGAACTCGAACACCGGCCAAGACGATCGGCACCCGGACTTTGAGTGGCAGCGGGAGCACTTGGTGGCGGGTGTCGACCGGGATTCGTATGTGCCCTCGCGACACCATTGGGGGCCCATCGTGATTCCCGACGGGCACTACTTTATGCTGGGCGACAACCGGGACGAGAGCCTGGACTCGCGCTACTGGGGTCTGCTGGAGTCATGGCGCCTCGAGGGGCGCGTGGTGTTCACCTACTTCTCGTACAACGCGGATTCTTACCGACCCTTTCCTGCGTTGCGAGAGATTCGCTGGAACCGAGTGGGCCGCGGTGTCCATTGA
- a CDS encoding DUF721 domain-containing protein produces MEDRRREDRDVKGRGPVKVDAVLSGLLDKHGVKKQVERMGVLDLWDGLVGEHVAAVTKAKGVSDATLFVEVRTSAWMMELNLMKRDFLQRVNEAMPDVPLEKIVFVLAETE; encoded by the coding sequence ATGGAGGATCGACGCAGGGAAGATCGTGACGTGAAAGGCAGGGGGCCGGTAAAGGTCGACGCGGTCCTTTCGGGCCTCCTCGACAAACACGGTGTGAAGAAACAGGTCGAGCGGATGGGTGTGCTCGATCTTTGGGATGGCTTGGTCGGAGAACACGTGGCGGCGGTGACGAAGGCCAAGGGCGTTTCGGACGCCACGTTGTTCGTGGAAGTGCGCACCAGCGCATGGATGATGGAGTTGAACCTGATGAAGCGGGACTTTCTGCAGCGCGTGAACGAAGCGATGCCGGACGTGCCGTTGGAGAAGATCGTCTTCGTGCTTGCAGAGACGGAGTAA
- a CDS encoding ATP-binding protein, producing MHLQGRTREMGRLRSILDRREASFVHVSGIRGVGKTALLERVLQDYPALHFRCAPRADEAQQASLWQALGARLDSTEGPPGDWAALLNAALALAEPGGRPFVIVLDDAYRLVHGRSRISDAVTLTLQRARAEDRTFHIVTASHTSAPIGRERLAGTFGSEVNVEPLSFRAALPFLPGTTPRDFVRSYGTFGGIPNVLRSVDRSVTLSTNIRNLLLEPRAVLADAGRDWIERDVQNPTRYYAVLSALAGGETDWATVHRGVPDLTTSGQVAPYLHRLEGLGLVRTRRSLDAGPRSRSRRYRVSDPFLAFWHRFVLPRLNDTRGDSTSYLNDAIRPSRDDHTHNVFAEICRQFMAHDALGVFGSNARESGSLWGSGYEIDSAGILGSGAAFYGNCFWRQVPHGGETLTALDEAIRENRYGFGREHRQRILFTARPPPRALKRAVAKRHNASIIGPGVLAGMADE from the coding sequence ATGCATCTTCAAGGTAGAACGCGGGAAATGGGCCGCCTGCGGTCCATATTGGACCGCCGGGAAGCATCATTCGTACACGTATCGGGGATCCGAGGAGTAGGCAAGACAGCACTCCTTGAACGAGTTCTCCAAGACTATCCAGCGCTCCACTTCCGTTGCGCGCCGCGAGCCGACGAGGCACAACAGGCATCCTTGTGGCAAGCATTGGGCGCCCGACTCGATTCCACGGAAGGTCCGCCAGGGGACTGGGCAGCCCTTTTGAATGCGGCACTGGCGCTCGCTGAGCCGGGGGGGAGGCCTTTTGTAATCGTCCTCGACGATGCATACAGGCTCGTGCACGGTCGTTCACGAATCTCGGATGCCGTCACCCTTACCTTGCAGCGGGCCCGAGCGGAGGACCGCACATTCCATATCGTGACGGCGTCTCATACATCCGCTCCCATTGGCAGAGAGCGATTGGCCGGTACGTTCGGAAGCGAGGTCAACGTCGAGCCCCTGTCGTTTCGCGCAGCGCTCCCATTCCTCCCTGGCACGACACCTCGCGACTTCGTCAGATCGTATGGAACGTTCGGCGGCATTCCGAACGTCCTACGATCCGTAGACCGGTCGGTCACTCTGTCGACCAACATCCGGAATCTGCTCCTAGAGCCGCGGGCGGTGCTCGCCGACGCGGGTCGGGACTGGATCGAGCGTGATGTGCAGAACCCGACCCGCTACTACGCCGTCCTCTCCGCCCTAGCCGGAGGAGAGACGGACTGGGCTACCGTGCATCGAGGAGTACCCGACCTCACCACCAGCGGCCAGGTCGCACCTTACTTGCATCGCTTAGAGGGGCTGGGCCTTGTACGCACTCGTCGTTCGCTCGATGCCGGCCCTAGGAGCCGGTCGCGCCGCTATCGCGTGTCAGATCCGTTCCTGGCGTTTTGGCATCGTTTCGTACTTCCGCGGCTCAACGATACGCGCGGTGACTCGACGTCATACCTGAATGACGCCATCCGGCCCAGTCGCGATGATCACACACACAACGTGTTCGCTGAAATCTGTCGCCAGTTCATGGCCCACGATGCTCTCGGTGTCTTTGGATCGAACGCGCGCGAGTCGGGGAGCCTCTGGGGTTCTGGGTATGAAATCGATTCTGCTGGAATCCTGGGCTCGGGGGCTGCATTCTACGGGAACTGTTTTTGGAGGCAGGTCCCCCATGGCGGAGAAACATTGACGGCACTCGATGAGGCCATTCGGGAAAACCGATACGGCTTCGGGCGTGAGCATCGTCAACGCATTCTCTTCACCGCTCGCCCGCCCCCACGGGCGCTCAAGCGGGCGGTCGCGAAGCGCCACAACGCATCAATCATCGGTCCGGGTGTTCTTGCCGGCATGGCAGACGAATGA
- a CDS encoding carboxypeptidase-like regulatory domain-containing protein: MRLYRRILLATLLTVGACGTTEPIFCTEEARAGINVTITDALSGNALTAGSTLTIREGDYVERSTEAFGNTMAGAWERAGTYEVSIAREGYHTWMQSGLVVNEDDCHVIPVNLDVALEAISVP, translated from the coding sequence ATGCGACTCTACCGACGAATCCTACTTGCCACTCTCCTAACCGTCGGCGCCTGCGGCACCACTGAGCCGATCTTTTGCACAGAAGAGGCCCGGGCCGGGATCAACGTCACAATAACGGACGCCTTGAGCGGCAACGCGTTGACCGCTGGCTCCACGCTGACCATCCGGGAAGGCGACTATGTGGAACGTTCGACTGAGGCCTTCGGGAACACCATGGCCGGTGCCTGGGAGCGAGCAGGCACCTACGAGGTCTCGATCGCCCGAGAGGGATACCATACATGGATGCAGTCAGGTCTCGTCGTCAACGAGGACGACTGTCACGTCATTCCCGTGAACCTAGATGTAGCGCTCGAGGCCATCTCCGTACCGTGA
- the recF gene encoding DNA replication and repair protein RecF (All proteins in this family for which functions are known are DNA-binding proteins that assist the filamentation of RecA onto DNA for the initiation of recombination or recombinational repair.), translated as MRLSGLAIRHFRNLGSQELELPSEGVALIGDNAQGKSNFLEAIYYLETFRSFRGARDEQLVAFDEGVFRVAGTMESLEDGSSSQVVAAAFEKRGKRKKVSLDGDEPDRIGDVLGRLAAVIFSPADIELINGGPSERRRFLDIVLSLSESEYLSALQDYKKILSRRNAALKDGRAGSVVGAWNPGLIKAGAEVMFSRRGWVAEREKAFHDYYQRVSGKKAARMTYRPNVTIESAGTQEEIADAFRSSLQESAEREGRQGTTVVGPHRDDLRIRLEDADEEIDLRAYGSGGQRRTAALALRLVEARTIRDTRDQRPLVLLDDVFAELDEGRSERILDLMETEDTGQVVMTAPKEADVKIRRDSLPRWRIDAGKIVT; from the coding sequence GTGCGTCTGAGCGGGCTAGCTATTCGCCACTTCCGCAACCTCGGAAGTCAGGAACTTGAACTTCCCTCCGAGGGTGTCGCTTTGATTGGCGACAATGCTCAAGGGAAGTCCAATTTCCTCGAGGCGATCTATTATCTGGAGACCTTCCGTTCCTTCCGCGGGGCCCGCGATGAGCAGCTCGTGGCCTTCGACGAAGGCGTGTTTCGAGTCGCCGGGACTATGGAGTCATTGGAAGACGGAAGTTCCTCCCAAGTCGTGGCGGCTGCTTTTGAAAAACGAGGCAAGAGAAAGAAGGTCTCGTTGGATGGCGACGAGCCGGACAGGATTGGCGACGTATTGGGACGCCTCGCGGCGGTAATCTTCTCGCCCGCCGACATTGAACTGATCAACGGCGGACCGTCGGAACGGAGACGTTTTCTCGACATCGTGCTTTCGCTCAGTGAGTCCGAGTATCTGTCGGCACTCCAGGATTACAAGAAGATCCTGTCTCGGCGAAATGCTGCGTTGAAGGACGGACGAGCGGGATCGGTCGTGGGCGCCTGGAACCCCGGACTCATCAAAGCGGGGGCCGAGGTCATGTTCTCGCGTCGGGGATGGGTTGCGGAGCGCGAAAAGGCCTTCCACGACTACTACCAGCGGGTCTCGGGGAAGAAGGCCGCGCGGATGACGTACCGGCCGAACGTGACGATTGAGAGTGCTGGCACTCAGGAGGAAATCGCCGATGCGTTCCGCTCTTCGCTTCAGGAGTCCGCGGAGCGAGAGGGTCGCCAGGGGACGACCGTTGTCGGACCTCACCGGGACGATCTCCGCATTCGGCTTGAGGACGCGGACGAAGAGATAGATTTGCGCGCTTATGGCTCCGGCGGACAACGTCGCACGGCTGCGCTTGCACTCCGGCTCGTAGAAGCACGGACCATCAGGGATACACGTGACCAGCGTCCCTTGGTGCTCCTCGACGATGTGTTCGCCGAGCTCGACGAGGGACGTAGCGAGAGAATTTTGGACTTGATGGAGACAGAGGATACGGGCCAGGTCGTCATGACGGCTCCCAAGGAAGCAGACGTGAAGATCCGGCGGGATTCGCTCCCGCGATGGAGGATCGACGCAGGGAAGATCGTGACGTGA
- the gyrB gene encoding DNA topoisomerase (ATP-hydrolyzing) subunit B, with the protein MAEKKKDDYTAGQIQVLKGLEAVRKRPGMYIGSTSARGLHHLVYEVVDNSIDEAMAGHCSGVFVTIHDDNSITVVDDGRGIPVDIHPTEKVPGVELAMTTLHAGGKFDKDTYKVSGGLHGVGVSVVNALSVFLEVEISRDGKKYHQRYERGIKAKDLEEIGKAKGSGTKVWFKPDDEIFTELVYSFEVLSNRLRELAFLNKGLKITLADERNGQEAEEYQYEGGIAEYVDYLRGSRGALHDKICYFETSRPEAEIECALQYDQGFSENTHTFVNNISTHEGGMHLTGLKAALTRTINDYARRNKIFKKDEGLSGDDVREGLTCVLSIRVMEPQFEGQTKTKLGNSEVRGAVEAAVNEHLATFLDENPKAAKAVIEKSLQAARAREAARKARDLARKKSSLEGGVLPGKLADCSISDPSLCELYMVEGDSAGGSAKQGRDRGYQAILPLKGKILNVERARIDKILSNEEIRAMITAIGAGIREEFELSKVRYHKIVIMTDADVDGAHIRTLLLTFFFRQMRELIDAGYVYIAQPPLYRVHKGRHDFYAYSDKERDEYIERISGKSGEGKGINIQRYKGLGEMNPDQLWKTTMDPDARTILQVQIEDGAIASNLFDRLMGDEVEPRRQFIEKNARYVKNLDV; encoded by the coding sequence ATGGCAGAGAAGAAGAAAGACGATTACACCGCCGGACAAATCCAAGTCCTCAAGGGACTGGAAGCGGTCCGGAAGCGGCCCGGTATGTACATTGGGTCCACGTCCGCGCGCGGACTCCACCACCTCGTGTATGAGGTGGTGGACAACTCGATCGATGAAGCGATGGCCGGGCACTGCTCGGGCGTCTTCGTGACGATCCACGACGACAATTCGATTACTGTCGTCGATGACGGGCGCGGCATTCCAGTTGACATCCATCCGACCGAGAAGGTCCCGGGTGTCGAACTTGCCATGACCACGCTGCATGCGGGTGGAAAGTTCGACAAGGATACCTACAAGGTCTCTGGTGGACTCCACGGTGTGGGTGTGTCCGTGGTGAACGCGTTGTCCGTCTTCCTCGAAGTCGAGATCAGCCGCGACGGAAAGAAGTACCACCAGCGGTACGAGCGCGGCATCAAGGCCAAGGATCTCGAAGAAATCGGGAAGGCCAAGGGGTCAGGCACCAAGGTCTGGTTCAAGCCGGACGACGAGATCTTCACCGAATTGGTGTATTCGTTCGAAGTGTTGTCGAACCGATTACGCGAGTTGGCGTTCCTCAACAAGGGGCTGAAGATCACGCTCGCAGACGAGCGGAATGGTCAAGAGGCCGAGGAATACCAGTACGAAGGTGGTATCGCAGAGTACGTCGATTATCTCCGGGGAAGCCGTGGGGCGCTGCACGACAAGATCTGCTACTTCGAGACGTCGAGGCCCGAGGCAGAAATTGAGTGTGCGCTCCAATACGACCAGGGCTTCAGCGAGAACACACACACCTTCGTGAACAACATCAGTACGCACGAAGGCGGTATGCACCTGACCGGCCTCAAGGCCGCGCTCACGCGTACCATCAACGACTATGCCCGCCGCAACAAGATCTTTAAGAAGGACGAGGGCCTTTCTGGGGACGACGTCCGTGAGGGTCTCACGTGTGTGCTGAGCATCCGTGTCATGGAGCCGCAGTTCGAGGGCCAGACAAAGACCAAGCTCGGCAACAGTGAAGTGCGTGGCGCCGTCGAGGCAGCGGTAAACGAGCACTTGGCGACGTTCCTGGATGAGAATCCGAAGGCAGCGAAGGCTGTTATCGAGAAGTCTCTTCAGGCTGCCCGAGCGCGTGAAGCAGCGCGGAAGGCTCGCGATCTCGCACGCAAGAAGAGCTCACTCGAGGGTGGCGTTCTACCGGGCAAGCTCGCGGACTGTTCGATCTCGGACCCGTCGCTGTGTGAGCTCTATATGGTTGAGGGTGACTCTGCAGGCGGGTCGGCCAAGCAGGGTCGCGATCGAGGATACCAGGCCATTCTCCCGCTTAAAGGAAAGATCCTGAATGTGGAGCGGGCTCGCATCGACAAGATCCTGTCGAACGAGGAAATCCGGGCCATGATCACCGCGATCGGCGCTGGAATTCGTGAGGAGTTCGAACTAAGTAAGGTGCGTTATCACAAGATCGTCATCATGACCGATGCCGACGTGGACGGAGCGCACATTCGCACCCTCTTGCTGACCTTCTTCTTCCGGCAGATGCGGGAGTTGATCGACGCGGGGTACGTCTACATCGCGCAGCCGCCGTTATACCGAGTTCACAAGGGTAGGCACGACTTCTACGCCTACTCGGACAAGGAGCGGGACGAATACATCGAGCGTATCAGTGGAAAGAGCGGCGAAGGCAAAGGCATCAACATTCAGCGCTACAAGGGGCTCGGTGAGATGAACCCCGATCAGCTCTGGAAGACCACGATGGATCCCGACGCGCGGACGATTCTTCAGGTGCAGATCGAGGACGGAGCGATCGCTTCGAACCTCTTTGACCGCCTGATGGGTGACGAGGTCGAGCCTCGTCGCCAGTTCATCGAGAAGAACGCCAGGTACGTGAAGAATCTAGACGTCTAG
- a CDS encoding glutamine synthetase III, producing MSRVIPRFDTLAAAKYSSAPVAEGGEQKRIVLEDVFGENVFGLHQMKSRLPEPQFQALQSTIQNSTDLDPSVAEAVAIAMKEWALEKGATHYTHWFQPLTGSTAEKHDSFLKPTGDGRAITEFSGKMLVQGEPDASSFPSGGLRATFEARGYTAWDPTSPAFLMEGPGGAYLCIPTAFASWAGDALDKKTPLLRSIHAVDQQSRRALKLFGSPPKAVRATCGPEQEYFLIDEEFFYRRPDLMTAGRTLFGTKPPKGQEMDDHYFGSIPARVLEFMNEVEFELYKLGVPVTTRHNEVAPGQFEMAPIYEDANPAADHQQLMMNTLRRVARNYGLVCLLHEKPFQGINGSGKHLNWSLATEDQNLLEPGETPHDNMQFLFFISATLKAVARHQDLLRASVAHAGNDHRLGANEAPPAIISAFVGDQLRDIFEQIESAGEAKTSTPNGLMGLGVNVLPRLPKHAGDRNRTSPFAFTGNKWEFRALGSSQSVSFPATILNTIVAEAIDELCTKLEADLSNGTAFDEALRALLASEIPEFKHVVFNGDNYSDEWVVEAESRGLLNLRTTMDALPKLVDEKNTALFEKYGVLSHRELESRYEIFVEQYFMTINIEGETGQHMAQTMILPAATRYLGELLTTAERADDVGLKADGVLVTANAVMALVDQLTEKLAVLAERNQDQGGDDVVSKAEHMRANIIPALKEVRDVVDRLERIVPDDLWPVPTYRDMLFVK from the coding sequence ATGAGCCGTGTGATCCCCCGCTTCGACACCTTGGCTGCAGCCAAGTATTCGTCTGCTCCCGTCGCAGAGGGTGGCGAGCAGAAGCGTATCGTTCTCGAGGACGTGTTTGGAGAGAACGTCTTCGGCCTCCATCAGATGAAGTCACGGCTGCCGGAGCCGCAGTTCCAGGCCCTGCAGTCCACGATCCAAAACAGCACGGACCTCGACCCTTCCGTGGCCGAGGCAGTGGCCATCGCGATGAAGGAGTGGGCCCTCGAGAAAGGCGCCACACACTACACGCACTGGTTTCAGCCGCTCACGGGTTCGACTGCGGAGAAGCACGATTCATTCTTGAAGCCGACTGGCGATGGTCGGGCCATCACCGAATTCAGCGGCAAGATGCTCGTCCAGGGCGAGCCAGACGCGTCGTCATTCCCGTCGGGCGGCCTGCGCGCGACTTTCGAGGCCCGCGGATATACCGCGTGGGATCCGACGTCTCCCGCATTCCTGATGGAAGGTCCTGGAGGCGCGTACCTGTGCATCCCTACGGCGTTCGCTTCGTGGGCCGGTGACGCGCTGGACAAGAAGACCCCTCTGCTGCGCTCCATCCATGCGGTCGACCAGCAGTCGCGTAGGGCGCTCAAGCTGTTCGGGTCACCGCCGAAGGCCGTGCGTGCGACGTGCGGCCCTGAGCAGGAGTACTTCCTTATAGACGAGGAGTTCTTCTATCGTCGACCGGATCTGATGACGGCTGGCCGGACGCTGTTTGGCACGAAGCCGCCGAAGGGTCAGGAGATGGACGACCATTACTTCGGCTCGATCCCCGCGCGGGTCCTCGAGTTCATGAATGAGGTGGAGTTCGAACTCTACAAGCTGGGTGTTCCGGTGACGACACGTCACAATGAGGTCGCTCCGGGGCAGTTCGAGATGGCGCCTATCTACGAAGATGCAAACCCAGCAGCCGACCATCAGCAGCTCATGATGAACACGCTGCGTCGGGTGGCTCGCAACTACGGACTTGTGTGCCTCCTGCACGAGAAGCCGTTCCAGGGCATCAATGGTTCAGGGAAGCACTTGAACTGGTCTCTAGCCACCGAAGACCAGAATCTGCTCGAGCCCGGAGAGACGCCGCATGACAACATGCAATTCCTCTTCTTTATCTCTGCGACTCTGAAGGCCGTCGCGAGACACCAGGACCTACTACGGGCGTCGGTCGCCCATGCGGGCAACGATCATCGCCTCGGTGCGAACGAAGCGCCGCCGGCCATCATTTCCGCGTTCGTGGGTGACCAGCTTCGGGACATCTTCGAGCAGATCGAAAGTGCCGGGGAGGCCAAGACGAGCACGCCGAACGGCTTGATGGGCCTCGGGGTGAACGTTCTGCCGCGTCTGCCGAAGCATGCGGGCGATAGGAACCGGACGTCCCCGTTTGCATTCACGGGTAACAAGTGGGAGTTCAGAGCACTCGGCTCGTCGCAGAGCGTCTCGTTCCCCGCGACGATCCTGAACACGATCGTAGCCGAAGCCATCGACGAGTTGTGCACGAAGCTCGAGGCTGATCTCTCGAACGGCACTGCATTCGATGAGGCGCTGCGTGCGCTACTCGCGAGCGAGATCCCCGAGTTCAAGCACGTTGTATTCAACGGTGACAACTATTCGGACGAGTGGGTGGTCGAGGCCGAAAGCCGCGGCTTGCTGAACCTGCGTACCACGATGGACGCGCTGCCGAAGCTCGTGGACGAAAAGAACACGGCTCTCTTCGAGAAGTACGGGGTGCTGTCACACCGTGAGCTCGAGTCGCGATACGAGATTTTCGTGGAGCAGTACTTCATGACGATCAACATTGAGGGTGAGACCGGCCAGCACATGGCGCAGACCATGATTCTGCCGGCAGCGACCCGTTACCTGGGCGAATTGCTGACGACCGCTGAGCGGGCGGACGATGTCGGGCTGAAAGCCGACGGCGTCTTGGTCACAGCCAATGCGGTGATGGCACTGGTCGATCAACTCACCGAGAAGCTAGCTGTCCTTGCCGAGCGGAATCAGGACCAGGGCGGTGACGACGTGGTTTCCAAGGCGGAGCACATGAGGGCAAATATTATTCCTGCCCTCAAAGAAGTCCGGGATGTTGTCGATCGCCTGGAGCGGATCGTGCCGGACGACCTGTGGCCGGTGCCGACGTACCGCGACATGCTCTTCGTTAAATAA
- the rpsU gene encoding 30S ribosomal protein S21 — MVLEVVIQDNESLDRALRRFKRKVQRSGLYSELRKRRFYEKPSAQRKRKREAAIRRERRRQRRGKA; from the coding sequence ATTGTCTTGGAAGTGGTCATCCAGGATAACGAGAGTCTGGACCGAGCACTGCGACGCTTCAAGCGCAAAGTGCAGCGGTCAGGCCTCTACTCCGAACTCCGTAAGCGCCGGTTTTATGAAAAGCCGAGTGCTCAGCGGAAGAGGAAGCGCGAAGCGGCGATTCGTCGCGAGCGCAGACGGCAACGTCGCGGCAAGGCCTAA
- the ssb gene encoding single-stranded DNA-binding protein, producing MSRSLNKVMLIGNVGNDPEIRATSSGARVAKISLATNRSWSDRSGQKQEKTEWHRLTFFGRLVDIVEQWVKKGDRLYVEGRVEYSQTQDDQGVVKYWTDIVIQEMVMLGSTSGGGGDGGSFPGGGGAPPQPPASDTDGDLPF from the coding sequence ATGAGCCGGTCCCTGAACAAAGTGATGCTGATAGGAAACGTCGGAAACGATCCGGAGATTCGGGCGACGTCGTCCGGCGCCCGTGTCGCCAAGATCTCTCTGGCAACGAACCGGTCTTGGTCCGATCGCTCCGGCCAAAAACAGGAAAAGACCGAGTGGCACCGGCTCACGTTCTTCGGGCGCCTAGTCGACATCGTCGAGCAATGGGTCAAGAAGGGTGACCGACTCTACGTGGAGGGTCGTGTAGAGTACTCCCAGACGCAGGACGACCAAGGTGTCGTGAAGTACTGGACCGACATCGTGATCCAAGAGATGGTCATGCTCGGTTCAACCTCCGGTGGTGGTGGCGACGGCGGGAGCTTCCCGGGCGGCGGCGGTGCCCCACCTCAGCCTCCCGCGAGCGACACCGACGGCGATCTGCCCTTCTAG
- a CDS encoding enoyl-CoA hydratase-related protein — MSDLTYVRVEWDGDIAIVFIDRQDKLNALNSEVVGELGQVFKGLSEDDDVRGVILTGAGEKAFVAGADIGELAQMDSLSGVKVSRDGQDVFRYIERFPKPVLAAVGGYALGGGCELALACHLRVASENARFGLPEVGLGIIPGYGGTIRLARLVGLGRAIELTLTGDMVGAERAERIGLVSAIYPRDTLLGDAKTFMRKITKNGPVAMRMALESIYHALDTATADALDFESSLFGLLASTDDMKEGMAAFLEKRKADFQGR, encoded by the coding sequence ATGTCTGATCTGACGTACGTCCGAGTCGAGTGGGACGGCGACATCGCCATCGTTTTTATTGACCGCCAAGACAAGCTCAATGCGCTCAACTCCGAGGTGGTCGGCGAGCTCGGCCAAGTCTTCAAGGGCTTGTCCGAGGATGACGACGTGCGCGGTGTCATTCTCACCGGCGCGGGGGAGAAGGCATTCGTGGCGGGAGCCGATATCGGCGAGCTCGCCCAGATGGACTCCCTCTCAGGTGTCAAAGTCAGCAGGGACGGCCAGGACGTGTTCCGCTACATCGAACGCTTCCCGAAGCCCGTGTTGGCTGCCGTCGGTGGATACGCCCTTGGCGGTGGCTGTGAGCTGGCCTTGGCCTGCCACCTCCGGGTGGCCAGCGAAAACGCGCGTTTCGGTCTCCCCGAAGTGGGCCTTGGTATCATCCCGGGATACGGCGGGACGATTCGTCTCGCGAGGCTCGTGGGCTTGGGCCGAGCGATCGAACTCACGCTGACCGGGGACATGGTTGGAGCGGAACGCGCAGAGCGGATCGGGCTCGTCTCGGCGATCTACCCAAGGGATACGCTGTTGGGTGACGCCAAGACGTTCATGCGCAAGATCACCAAGAACGGTCCGGTAGCTATGCGAATGGCGCTCGAGTCCATCTACCACGCCCTCGATACAGCTACCGCGGATGCTTTGGATTTCGAGTCTTCGCTCTTCGGATTGCTCGCCTCCACAGATGACATGAAGGAGGGCATGGCAGCCTTCCTCGAGAAGCGAAAGGCCGACTTCCAGGGCCGTTGA